Within Conger conger chromosome 3, fConCon1.1, whole genome shotgun sequence, the genomic segment ATatcaacacaaaaaaagaagaagaaaaaagaaacacatggAACTGTCCTAATTCTGTGCttaaaatccagaatagctattttaaattataatatatttgtatacatGTTAGCCTACATTGCAGAAAATACACATTGAACCACTTGTGAAAAACTAAATATGTCACACAGTAACGCAAAATGAAAGAAGAAAACACCATAACCATGGGCAATTGTATAACAGAACGCTCACTTATTAGATCCGTTAATAACGTACAAGAGCAATGCATAAATAACcgacattaataaataaaccaaaaactACAGTGATACATTTCATCACGTAATGCTCACCTGTTGGCTCTCAAACGTCCACGCACTGTCAGGTAAAGACGCGTCGAGGACACTGATCATATCCTTAAAGTCAGAGGTGCTGCTGGGCTTAACGAAGGTGAAATCACTGAACTCTGACACCGGAGAGAGGCACGACCTGAAGGACTGGCTCTGAGACATCATGTCCCCACCCAGAACCTCCACATACTTAATAGGCCCGTCAGTGTTCAGCTGGATCTGCAGATTTCTGTTGGGATTCTTGTATCCGTCAGATTCAGACCGTCTGATACAGCAACACGACCCCCTTCGGCTGTTTCTAACGCACTTCACTGTCAATATTACAAAAGTCACAAAAGACACGGCGGAAATCGACGCCAGAGAGAtgatcaaataaaatgtgatcttaTTGTTTTTCTTGCTGGGTTCTTGCGTTTTCTGTCGCAAGTCCGAAATGGGCTCGTGAACCCCGTCCTCTAACAATATGCCGACTGTGACTGTGGTGGACTGGACCGGCTCCCCGTTGTCCTTGATCTCTATAAGCAGCCTCTGAGAGACGTCATCCTGCTCTGAAACAGCGCGTTTAGTCCTCACCTCCCCGGTATAAAGATTCACACCAAACAGAGACGCGTCTGTAGCCTCCACCACTCTATAGGAAATCCAGGCGTTGTGCCCCGAGTCAGCGTCCACTGCTGTTACCTTGGTAACGAGGTGTCCCGCTTTAGCAGAGCGGGGCAGTTTCTGGTGAGAGACTGAGCCCATGATAACAGAGGGGTAAATTACAGTGGGGGTGTTGTCGTTCTGATCCAggataaaaacatgaacagtGGCGTTACTGCTGAGAGACGGCGAGCCCTGGTCCTTTGCCTGCACCTGGACCTGGAACACCTTCAGCTTCTCATAGTCAAACGAGTGCATGCTATAGATGCTGCCGTTATCTGagttaatgtaaatatatgaGGAGACTGACACGTCTTGAACCTTTGAGTCGAAAATAGAATATGAAATCTTTGCATTTTCACCGAGGTCTGGATCAGAAGCGCTAACTGAGCACAATATTGTCCCCGCAGcaccattttcttttacatacACTACATACGATGGCTGGGAGAAAACGGGAGGATTGTCGTTTACATCTATGATGCTCAGGGATACCGTTTTCTTTGTTGAAAGAGCAGGCGAACCTGCATCGGTGGCAACGATTTCAATATTGTACTCAGACCGTGCCTCGCGGTCGAGGCGTGCAGCAGTCACTAATTCATAATGGTTATCAAACGATGGCTTTAACGTGAACGGTACATTACCGGAAACCTGTACATTGATTTTCCCGTTATCACTCGAATCCAAATCTCTGACGCTTATAAGTCCCACCACCGTCCCGACAGGCGCGTCCTCGGTCGCAGGACTGGTCAGCGACTTGAGAATGATCTCCGGGGCGTTATCATTTGCGTCCACAACAGTGACCTGGACACTGCAGTGTCCCTCGAGCTCCGGACTACCTTTGTCTTTCGCCACCAGATCAATGGCATACAAACTAGTCTCTTCGTAATCCAACTGCCCCTTTAATGTTAACTGACCTGTCTtcgaatttaaattaaaaacgtTTAACACGCTGTCGGAGGTGTGGTCTCCGAAGGAGTACTCAACATCCCCATTCGGACCATCGTCTAAGTCCACAGCCATAAGCTCAAGCACTACAGAGCCAGGTGAACTATCTTCACCTATAGATGCTTCATAAAACTGCTTTTCAAACTGAGGAGGGTTGTCATTGCTATCCAGAACCTGAAC encodes:
- the LOC133123876 gene encoding protocadherin gamma-C5-like isoform X12 — translated: MGNGTKKGILIWRSLGVVCFFLLWNTTNGQIRYAIPEELSPGSLVGNIGKDLGLNTADISDRKLRITYEGKQYFSVDLGKGELVVSDRIDRETLCGQSPSCVLPLEAIIESPLQLHRVQVEIQDINDNAPSFITKEHVLKVAEHVAPGARFPLESAQDPDVGSNALRSYSLSTNDYFSLKVKTLKDGRKIPELVLAKSLDREQHPSHEFVLTAVDGGNPVKSGTTEITVQVLDSNDNPPQFEKQFYEASIGEDSSPGSVVLELMAVDLDDGPNGDVEYSFGDHTSDSVLNVFNLNSKTGQLTLKGQLDYEETSLYAIDLVAKDKGSPELEGHCSVQVTVVDANDNAPEIILKSLTSPATEDAPVGTVVGLISVRDLDSSDNGKINVQVSGNVPFTLKPSFDNHYELVTAARLDREARSEYNIEIVATDAGSPALSTKKTVSLSIIDVNDNPPVFSQPSYVVYVKENGAAGTILCSVSASDPDLGENAKISYSIFDSKVQDVSVSSYIYINSDNGSIYSMHSFDYEKLKVFQVQVQAKDQGSPSLSSNATVHVFILDQNDNTPTVIYPSVIMGSVSHQKLPRSAKAGHLVTKVTAVDADSGHNAWISYRVVEATDASLFGVNLYTGEVRTKRAVSEQDDVSQRLLIEIKDNGEPVQSTTVTVGILLEDGVHEPISDLRQKTQEPSKKNNKITFYLIISLASISAVSFVTFVILTVKCVRNSRRGSCCCIRRSESDGYKNPNRNLQIQLNTDGPIKYVEVLGGDMMSQSQSFRSCLSPVSEFSDFTFVKPSSTSDFKDMISVLDASLPDSAWTFESQQQKPPNTDWRFSQNQRPGTSGAAPPPEAAVGTGPWPNPPTEAEQLQALMAAANEVSEATATLGPGTMGLSTRYSPQFTLQHVPDYRQNVYIPGSTATLTANQQQQQQQQQQQQQQMPPQPALPQPPQQVEAPKAAQTPASKKKSAKKDKK
- the LOC133123876 gene encoding protocadherin gamma-C5-like isoform X3; the encoded protein is MGNGTKKGILIWRSLGVVCFFLLWNTTNGQIRYAIPEELSPGSLVGNIGKDLGLNTADISDRKLRITYEGKQYFSVDLGKGELVVSDRIDRETLCGQSPSCVLPLEAIIESPLQLHRVQVEIQDINDNAPSFITKEHVLKVAEHVAPGARFPLESAQDPDVGSNALRSYSLSTNDYFSLKVKTLKDGRKIPELVLAKSLDREQHPSHEFVLTAVDGGNPVKSGTTEITVQVLDSNDNPPQFEKQFYEASIGEDSSPGSVVLELMAVDLDDGPNGDVEYSFGDHTSDSVLNVFNLNSKTGQLTLKGQLDYEETSLYAIDLVAKDKGSPELEGHCSVQVTVVDANDNAPEIILKSLTSPATEDAPVGTVVGLISVRDLDSSDNGKINVQVSGNVPFTLKPSFDNHYELVTAARLDREARSEYNIEIVATDAGSPALSTKKTVSLSIIDVNDNPPVFSQPSYVVYVKENGAAGTILCSVSASDPDLGENAKISYSIFDSKVQDVSVSSYIYINSDNGSIYSMHSFDYEKLKVFQVQVQAKDQGSPSLSSNATVHVFILDQNDNTPTVIYPSVIMGSVSHQKLPRSAKAGHLVTKVTAVDADSGHNAWISYRVVEATDASLFGVNLYTGEVRTKRAVSEQDDVSQRLLIEIKDNGEPVQSTTVTVGILLEDGVHEPISDLRQKTQEPSKKNNKITFYLIISLASISAVSFVTFVILTVKCVRNSRRGSCCCIRRSESDGYKNPNRNLQIQLNTDGPIKYVEVLGGDMMSQSQSFRSCLSPVSEFSDFTFVKPSSTSDFKDMISVLDASLPDSAWTFESQQQKPPNTDWRFSQNQRPGTSGPHKYNTTQIRWTPYGKARAAPPPEAAVGTGPWPNPPTEAEQLQALMAAANEVSEATATLGPGTMGLSTRYSPQFTLQHVPDYRQNVYIPGSTATLTANQQQQQQQQQQQQQQMPPQPALPQPPQQVEAPKAAQTPASKKKSAKKDKK